The proteins below come from a single Roseiflexus sp. RS-1 genomic window:
- a CDS encoding aminotransferase class V-fold PLP-dependent enzyme — MARSRLRQIINPLGARAAAAFEAALRRIPAVQRRLEAQYAALLADIEPSLKPYRHEFPAYTRLPPVGRNRDDILAMMRQLAERETPRWRDGYVSGAVYHGDPDHLAFLNQAYALHSVSNPLHVDLWPSIARYEAEIVAMTATMLGGGPGVCGTVTSGGTESILLAMKTYRDWARERLGIRHPEVVAPVTAHAAFDKAAHYFGIRLVRIPVDDGFRADVAAARRALTRNTIALVGSAPSFPHGVIDPIADLAALAHDRRIGIHVDACLGGFVLPWAQRLGYPVPPFDFNVPGVTSISVDTHKYGYAPKGTSVILYRTEALRRFQYYVAADWPGGLYVSPTMAGSRPGALSAAAWAAMVSMGEQGYLEATRRILETAHRIRTGIEAIPELRILGDPLWVIAFTATRLDIYRILDRMAQRGWNLNGLHHPPAVHICVTLPHTAPGVADRFIADLRDSVAAVRREPRARGGMAPVYGMAASLPFRGVIGDLLRRYLDVVYKP; from the coding sequence GGCCCGTTCCCGCCTTCGCCAGATCATCAACCCGCTGGGCGCGCGTGCCGCTGCCGCATTTGAGGCGGCGCTGCGGCGCATTCCGGCGGTTCAGCGACGGCTCGAAGCGCAGTATGCTGCACTGCTTGCCGATATTGAACCATCGCTCAAACCATACCGCCACGAATTTCCGGCATATACCCGCCTCCCGCCGGTCGGACGCAACCGCGATGATATCCTTGCCATGATGCGCCAGCTTGCCGAACGCGAAACACCGCGCTGGCGCGACGGGTATGTGTCGGGCGCGGTGTACCACGGCGATCCCGATCACCTTGCGTTTCTGAATCAGGCGTATGCGCTCCATTCCGTAAGCAATCCGCTACACGTCGATCTCTGGCCCAGCATTGCGCGATACGAGGCGGAGATTGTTGCAATGACGGCGACCATGCTCGGCGGCGGACCGGGCGTGTGCGGCACCGTCACTTCCGGCGGCACCGAGAGCATTCTGCTCGCCATGAAGACCTACCGCGATTGGGCGCGTGAACGTCTGGGCATTCGCCATCCCGAAGTGGTTGCGCCGGTCACCGCGCACGCAGCGTTCGACAAAGCTGCACACTACTTTGGCATCCGATTGGTGCGCATCCCGGTTGATGACGGCTTCCGCGCCGACGTTGCCGCCGCGCGCCGCGCTCTGACCCGCAACACGATTGCCCTGGTCGGTTCAGCGCCCTCATTCCCGCACGGTGTTATTGACCCGATTGCCGATCTTGCGGCGCTGGCGCATGATCGACGCATTGGCATACACGTCGATGCCTGCCTGGGCGGGTTTGTGCTCCCCTGGGCGCAGCGTCTCGGCTATCCGGTTCCGCCGTTCGACTTCAACGTCCCCGGAGTAACTTCCATCTCGGTTGATACACACAAATACGGGTATGCGCCCAAAGGAACCTCTGTCATTCTCTACCGCACCGAAGCATTGCGACGCTTCCAGTACTATGTCGCCGCCGACTGGCCCGGCGGGCTGTACGTTTCACCAACGATGGCGGGCAGTCGTCCTGGCGCACTGAGCGCTGCTGCGTGGGCGGCGATGGTCAGCATGGGGGAACAGGGGTATCTGGAAGCAACGCGGCGCATCCTGGAAACAGCGCATCGGATCCGCACCGGCATCGAGGCGATCCCGGAACTCCGCATTCTCGGCGATCCGCTCTGGGTGATCGCCTTCACAGCGACGCGCCTGGACATCTACCGCATCCTTGACCGGATGGCGCAACGCGGCTGGAACCTCAACGGACTGCACCATCCTCCAGCAGTCCACATCTGCGTCACCCTGCCACACACTGCGCCCGGCGTCGCCGACCGATTCATCGCCGACCTGCGCGACTCGGTCGCTGCCGTTCGCCGTGAACCGCGCGCCAGAGGGGGAATGGCGCCGGTGTACGGCATGGCTGCATCACTGCCGTTCCGTGGCGTCATCGGCGACCTGCTGCGGCGCTATCTCGACGTGGTGTACAAACCGTAG
- a CDS encoding YgaP family membrane protein — MMFHQNVGPIDRGIRAIAGIVLLVATFVLLSGFWQILAAVVAVILLITAVFGVCPLYSALGIDTTPTKPAAKH, encoded by the coding sequence ATGATGTTCCATCAAAATGTCGGTCCTATCGATCGTGGCATCCGGGCAATTGCCGGTATTGTGCTGCTCGTTGCCACGTTTGTGCTGCTGAGCGGCTTCTGGCAGATCCTTGCCGCGGTGGTGGCGGTCATTCTGCTGATTACCGCCGTTTTTGGCGTGTGCCCGCTCTATTCGGCGCTTGGCATTGATACCACGCCAACGAAGCCGGCAGCGAAGCACTGA
- a CDS encoding protein kinase domain-containing protein, with protein MATLRAQSHSGNSDTTGSASQSGAARELRNYRLDQRIGQDELAVVYRATHLTLDRPVLVSVLHRTDWVSSSRFQLAGRLAAHLTHPNLLPVIDAGYDERIGHYLVTPYLDTRSLQDVLAGGALEPLQALRIATQLASVLDYLHAQNIVHRDVQPANIMITPQGTAYLTNLSLAAAPDTPDLSSIDDTDYRTPYTAPEQTLRSGQPTPASDLYSLGAVIYHMFSGESPPPAGTPPSLALRDEALTAVDRVIQRLMAHHPSQRYSSAGQAITALRQALRAQIDAVTVDMEESRWEPIAEWLENPLETVLGNLIDADFVARSRARADALHRVDAIRRLLDRWSRQNWTHRPQLGHLIEPEQIVSYNLYFYELRVAYETRTSPQVRLGVHRGGALTPVREASLWEAPVPDLPPFETHAAETMTLPGSQRVVGCPECSGAGRIPCRTCEGSGTVLRTRRVKEPDGTTRVEQLSEECPTCRGYGREECERCEGTGQLLEEKVFSWSRSARAYFNEDDLSGLHKPTLQAKAQKVFEGPVSLREGHWYQVAPLKELIEEAQRGCGDDTRVIAAELIIRGVPVTEVDYRFRDQPRTLAFIGFDNTLKGDMTLYDVERIVLYAIILVMAITLAAILALR; from the coding sequence ATGGCGACACTACGGGCACAGTCACACTCCGGCAATAGCGACACGACCGGTTCGGCGTCGCAGTCGGGCGCTGCCCGCGAACTGCGCAACTATCGCCTCGATCAGCGGATCGGTCAGGACGAACTGGCAGTCGTGTACCGCGCCACGCATCTGACGCTCGACCGCCCGGTGCTGGTCTCGGTGCTCCATCGCACCGACTGGGTATCGTCGAGTCGTTTTCAACTTGCCGGTCGTCTCGCCGCGCATTTGACCCATCCCAACCTGCTGCCGGTGATTGATGCCGGGTATGATGAGCGGATCGGGCACTATCTGGTGACGCCGTACCTGGATACGCGCTCGTTGCAGGATGTGCTGGCGGGTGGGGCGCTCGAACCGTTGCAGGCGCTCCGTATCGCCACGCAACTCGCCAGTGTGCTCGATTATCTCCACGCGCAGAATATCGTCCACCGCGATGTGCAACCGGCGAACATTATGATCACGCCGCAGGGAACTGCATACCTGACGAATCTGAGCCTGGCGGCGGCACCGGATACGCCGGATCTGTCGAGCATCGACGATACCGACTATCGCACGCCGTACACCGCGCCGGAGCAGACGTTGCGCTCCGGGCAGCCGACGCCAGCCAGCGATCTGTACAGCCTTGGCGCAGTCATTTACCATATGTTCAGTGGCGAGTCGCCGCCGCCAGCGGGTACGCCGCCGTCGCTGGCGCTGCGGGACGAAGCGCTCACTGCGGTTGATCGGGTGATCCAGCGTCTGATGGCGCACCATCCGTCGCAGCGGTACAGTAGCGCTGGTCAGGCGATCACGGCGCTGCGGCAGGCGTTGCGGGCACAGATCGACGCCGTGACGGTCGATATGGAGGAGTCGCGCTGGGAGCCGATCGCCGAATGGCTCGAAAACCCGCTCGAAACAGTGCTCGGCAACCTGATCGATGCCGATTTCGTCGCCCGCAGCCGTGCCCGCGCCGATGCGCTGCATCGGGTCGATGCCATCCGGCGCCTGCTGGATCGCTGGAGTCGCCAGAATTGGACGCACCGACCGCAACTCGGTCATCTGATCGAGCCAGAGCAGATTGTCAGTTACAACCTCTATTTTTACGAGTTGCGCGTGGCGTATGAAACCCGCACCTCGCCACAGGTGCGGCTCGGTGTGCATCGCGGCGGCGCACTGACGCCGGTGCGTGAGGCGAGCCTGTGGGAAGCGCCGGTTCCCGATCTGCCGCCGTTCGAGACGCACGCCGCCGAAACGATGACTCTGCCGGGGTCGCAGCGTGTGGTTGGTTGCCCGGAGTGCAGCGGTGCGGGCAGGATTCCGTGTCGAACGTGCGAGGGAAGCGGGACAGTGCTGCGCACGCGCAGGGTTAAGGAACCGGATGGCACGACGCGCGTTGAGCAACTCTCGGAAGAGTGTCCGACCTGCCGCGGGTACGGGCGCGAGGAGTGCGAACGCTGCGAGGGAACCGGACAACTGCTCGAAGAGAAGGTCTTCTCCTGGTCACGTTCCGCACGCGCCTATTTCAATGAGGACGACCTCAGCGGCTTGCATAAGCCGACGCTCCAGGCGAAAGCGCAGAAGGTCTTCGAGGGTCCGGTGTCGCTGCGCGAGGGGCACTGGTATCAGGTTGCGCCGCTAAAAGAATTGATCGAGGAAGCGCAGCGCGGTTGCGGTGATGATACCCGCGTGATCGCTGCTGAACTGATCATCCGCGGCGTTCCGGTGACCGAGGTTGATTATCGCTTTCGCGATCAACCGCGCACGCTGGCGTTCATCGGCTTCGATAACACCCTCAAAGGCGATATGACCCTCTACGATGTCGAGCGTATCGTGCTGTACGCCATTATTCTGGTGATGGCGATCACGCTTGCAGCGATCCTCGCGCTGCGCTGA
- a CDS encoding M50 family metallopeptidase, protein MLESVPSGLVTIAAFLLMLGLLVLVHELGHFLTAVWFGIKVEEFGLGYPPRAMVLFERNGVKYTLNWLPIGGFVRFSGEGDQIYGVGSLATASPWKKIVVLFAGPLMNLLLAFAIFSAIFMARGIPAAFDGARIDVVYPGTPAERAGLRSGDLLLSLAGRPLRTDLSEIRQIAAENRGRPIEAVVERDGARVILVVTPGRWERDGVVYENGFGFAYAPNMQIVPATLPQALTTGFSYTFEILGRFIGGIGQMLGSLLGLTQAPPGGVAGVVGIARGTGEVLQRDGWIGFWQWTALISLNLFLINLLPIPALDGSHILFALIEIARGGKKIPPEREAMVHAIGFMMLMGLMVVITVSDVANWIGGNPVLGGG, encoded by the coding sequence GTGCTGGAAAGTGTACCGAGCGGTCTGGTGACCATTGCCGCCTTTCTTCTCATGCTGGGACTGCTGGTGCTGGTGCATGAGTTGGGGCATTTTTTGACAGCAGTATGGTTTGGCATCAAGGTCGAAGAGTTTGGTCTTGGATACCCGCCGCGAGCAATGGTGCTCTTCGAACGGAATGGTGTTAAGTACACCCTCAACTGGTTGCCTATCGGCGGATTTGTGCGCTTCAGCGGCGAAGGCGATCAGATCTACGGCGTCGGCAGTCTGGCGACTGCGTCACCCTGGAAAAAAATCGTCGTGCTCTTCGCAGGTCCGCTGATGAACCTGCTGCTGGCATTCGCCATCTTCAGCGCCATTTTCATGGCGCGTGGCATTCCTGCCGCCTTCGACGGCGCGCGGATCGATGTCGTCTATCCGGGAACGCCAGCCGAACGCGCCGGATTGCGCAGCGGCGACCTGCTCCTCTCACTCGCCGGTCGTCCACTCCGCACCGATCTGAGCGAGATTCGCCAGATCGCGGCAGAGAACCGCGGACGCCCGATCGAGGCGGTCGTTGAGCGTGATGGCGCCCGCGTCATTCTCGTCGTTACTCCCGGCAGGTGGGAACGTGATGGCGTTGTGTACGAAAATGGCTTCGGTTTCGCCTACGCCCCCAACATGCAGATCGTCCCGGCAACCCTGCCCCAGGCTTTGACCACCGGGTTCTCGTACACCTTCGAGATCCTCGGGCGCTTTATCGGCGGCATCGGGCAGATGCTCGGCAGTCTGCTGGGGCTGACCCAGGCGCCGCCGGGCGGGGTCGCTGGCGTCGTCGGGATTGCGCGTGGAACCGGCGAGGTTCTCCAGCGCGATGGCTGGATCGGCTTCTGGCAGTGGACGGCGCTCATCAGCCTGAACCTGTTTCTGATCAACCTGCTGCCCATCCCGGCACTGGACGGCAGTCACATCCTGTTTGCCCTGATCGAGATTGCGCGCGGTGGGAAGAAGATTCCGCCGGAGCGTGAAGCAATGGTGCACGCCATCGGATTCATGATGCTCATGGGGTTGATGGTCGTGATTACGGTTTCCGACGTGGCGAACTGGATTGGCGGGAACCCGGTGCTGGGTGGGGGGTGA
- a CDS encoding CRISPR-associated protein Cas4, translating to MAITVGLALIMLALIALIGALRLRAATGLPWAPVVYHDTDAWTPERPLVARRIGLVGKPDYLIQMRGCLIPVEVKPGRNAAHPYESDLMQLAAYCVLIEETTGVAPPYGLLRYAERTFRLSYTARVREEVLTLLDEMRNALDNDCDRSHDDPARCRGCGFLSQCDQAIIG from the coding sequence ATGGCGATCACCGTCGGATTGGCGTTGATCATGCTGGCGCTGATCGCTCTGATCGGTGCGCTGCGCCTCCGTGCTGCAACCGGACTTCCGTGGGCGCCGGTGGTCTATCACGATACCGACGCCTGGACGCCGGAACGACCACTGGTTGCGCGCCGGATCGGACTGGTCGGCAAGCCCGATTATCTGATCCAGATGCGCGGATGTCTCATACCCGTAGAAGTCAAACCGGGGCGAAACGCTGCGCATCCGTATGAATCCGATCTGATGCAACTGGCAGCGTACTGCGTACTGATCGAGGAAACGACCGGCGTCGCCCCGCCCTATGGTCTGCTGCGGTACGCGGAGCGCACCTTCCGTCTCTCGTATACCGCGCGGGTGCGCGAAGAAGTGCTGACACTGCTCGACGAAATGCGCAACGCCCTTGACAACGACTGTGATCGGAGTCACGATGATCCTGCACGCTGTCGGGGATGCGGCTTCTTATCGCAGTGCGATCAGGCAATCATCGGTTGA
- a CDS encoding GerMN domain-containing protein yields the protein MSEAPPTGQGYCPYLGLKQNRAIRFSSPTPEHRCYVGGEPVEIPVDQSTFCLSRNHVQCPLYMGLTIPSTPATISPAGAATVAPGGLRGWLGTLSPRDRAIYALMLGMLAIIILVYAVAGWQALTGGGLMPSTVVASPTSGGAVGALETATATEGASPQPTPSATATAVPPTPTPLPTSTPSPQPSPTPTPEPVILVPTALPTQPTGGATIVPSPTLQPTQLPVTPGVTATVQPTQPTATPTATIMPPTAVPTTPPSPPPPTAPPATPRPPAPTVRNERLWLYFGDATGTLFVPTQRLVPVEDRKVATAAINALIEGPRNGLERLVDPQARLLGITISNGLATVNFDRPPHLNGDPRGLHSIVLTLTHFETINRVQFQVNGANIGINGSGPIARPVVNPLNPDNLPVDYAATEFLPTYYLANDGYHTIRIIRMVPKTRQVAEGTVRALIEGPGIYEYAVQRTIPPTTELRSIGINRGVVRVDFSAQFAEAADRAAAVRTLVESLTTLPGVTGVQIFVEGRSLAEWWGEPYGKVFPKPLINPEG from the coding sequence TCATGTTCAATGCCCATTATACATGGGTTTAACAATCCCCTCAACGCCAGCAACGATCAGTCCCGCTGGTGCAGCGACTGTCGCTCCCGGCGGTCTGCGGGGATGGTTGGGGACGCTGTCGCCGCGCGACCGCGCGATCTATGCGCTGATGCTGGGGATGCTGGCAATCATTATCCTGGTGTATGCGGTTGCAGGATGGCAGGCGCTCACCGGCGGCGGTCTGATGCCATCAACCGTTGTGGCATCACCGACGAGCGGTGGTGCGGTCGGTGCGCTGGAGACGGCGACTGCTACGGAGGGGGCGTCGCCGCAGCCAACACCGTCGGCTACGGCAACGGCAGTTCCTCCCACGCCGACGCCGCTGCCAACCAGTACGCCCTCGCCTCAACCTTCTCCCACGCCGACACCGGAACCGGTCATTCTTGTGCCAACGGCGTTGCCGACCCAACCGACCGGAGGTGCGACGATTGTTCCATCGCCGACCCTTCAACCGACGCAGCTGCCGGTCACACCTGGAGTGACCGCAACGGTTCAACCGACGCAACCGACCGCAACGCCCACGGCAACTATCATGCCGCCAACCGCTGTTCCAACGACACCGCCGTCGCCGCCACCGCCGACGGCGCCTCCTGCAACGCCGCGACCACCGGCGCCAACCGTGCGCAATGAGCGGTTGTGGCTCTACTTCGGGGATGCAACCGGCACACTATTCGTTCCGACTCAACGGCTCGTTCCAGTTGAGGATCGCAAGGTGGCGACTGCCGCTATCAATGCGCTGATTGAAGGTCCGCGCAATGGTCTGGAACGGCTGGTCGATCCGCAGGCACGGTTGTTGGGCATCACGATCAGCAACGGACTCGCAACTGTCAACTTCGACCGACCGCCCCACTTGAACGGCGATCCGCGCGGGTTGCACTCGATTGTGCTGACGCTGACCCATTTCGAGACGATCAATCGCGTCCAGTTCCAGGTCAATGGCGCCAACATCGGCATCAACGGAAGCGGTCCTATCGCCCGTCCGGTTGTCAATCCGCTCAACCCGGACAATCTGCCGGTCGATTATGCAGCGACGGAATTTTTGCCGACGTACTATCTGGCAAATGATGGGTATCACACGATTCGCATCATTCGCATGGTTCCGAAGACGCGTCAGGTTGCGGAGGGGACAGTCCGCGCCCTGATCGAGGGACCGGGGATCTATGAGTACGCGGTGCAGCGCACCATCCCGCCGACGACTGAACTGCGCTCGATTGGGATCAACCGGGGGGTTGTGCGCGTCGATTTCAGCGCACAGTTCGCCGAGGCGGCGGATCGTGCGGCTGCGGTGCGCACGCTGGTCGAGTCGCTGACAACGCTGCCGGGTGTCACCGGGGTGCAGATTTTTGTCGAGGGGCGCTCACTGGCGGAGTGGTGGGGAGAGCCGTATGGGAAGGTCTTCCCGAAACCGTTGATCAATCCGGAGGGATGA